In Arthrobacter ramosus, one DNA window encodes the following:
- the rpsT gene encoding 30S ribosomal protein S20, with product MANIKSQKKRILTNEKARLRNNAVKSELKTAIRAVATAVESTDKDAAAKALVAASRKLDKAVSKGVIHRNNAANRKSAISKKVNAL from the coding sequence GTGGCTAATATCAAGTCCCAGAAGAAGCGCATCCTCACCAACGAGAAGGCTCGCCTGCGTAACAACGCTGTCAAGTCTGAGCTGAAGACGGCCATCCGCGCCGTTGCCACCGCCGTTGAGTCCACGGACAAGGATGCCGCTGCAAAGGCTCTTGTTGCTGCCAGCCGTAAGCTGGATAAGGCTGTCAGCAAGGGCGTTATTCACAGGAACAACGCTGCAAACCGCAAGTCGGCGATCTCCAAAAAGGTCAACGCACTCTAA
- the lepA gene encoding translation elongation factor 4 translates to MSPMARTAPVPAATDPAIIRNFCIIAHIDHGKSTLADRMLQYTGVVKSRDMKAQYLDRMDIERERGITIKSQAVRMPWELDGTSYALNMIDTPGHVDFTYEVSRSLAACEGAVLLVDAAQGIEAQTLANLYLAMENNLTIIPVLNKIDLPAAQPEKYAAELANLIGGDPEDVLRVSGKTGVGVEALLDKIVRDLPAPVGDPDAPARAMIFDSVYDTYRGVVTYVRVVDGMLHPRERIQMMSTRATHELLEIGVSSPEPTPSKGLGVGEVGYLITGVKDVRQSKVGDTVTNLAKPASQSLAGYADAKPMVFSGLYPLDGTDYPVLRDALEKLMLNDAALVYEPETSAALGFGFRVGFLGLLHLEITRERLEREYNLDLISTAPNVEYEVTLEDKRVLHVTNPSEYPTGKIAEVREPMVSATILAPNEFVGAIMELCQSRRGVMGGMDYLSEDRVEIRYRLPLAEIVFDFFDILKSKTRGYGSLDWKADGEQVADLVKVDIMLQGEQVDAFSAITHRDKAYAYGVMMTGKLRELIPRQQFEVPIQAAIGSRIIARESIRAIRKDVLAKCYGGDITRKRKLLEKQKEGKKRMKMVGRVEVPQEAFIAALTTDESKDKAKK, encoded by the coding sequence GTGTCTCCCATGGCCCGCACCGCACCGGTGCCCGCCGCGACAGATCCGGCCATCATCCGGAACTTCTGCATCATCGCCCACATCGACCACGGTAAATCCACCCTGGCCGACCGCATGTTGCAGTACACCGGCGTCGTTAAGTCCCGCGACATGAAGGCCCAGTATCTGGACCGCATGGATATCGAGCGCGAACGTGGCATCACCATCAAGTCCCAGGCCGTCCGCATGCCCTGGGAACTTGACGGCACCAGCTACGCCCTGAACATGATCGATACCCCTGGCCACGTTGACTTCACCTATGAGGTTTCCCGTTCCCTCGCGGCCTGCGAAGGTGCAGTCCTTTTGGTGGACGCCGCGCAAGGCATCGAGGCCCAGACCCTGGCCAACCTCTACCTGGCGATGGAAAACAACTTGACCATCATTCCGGTGCTCAACAAGATCGACCTCCCGGCCGCCCAGCCCGAAAAGTACGCGGCCGAGCTCGCCAACCTGATCGGCGGCGACCCCGAGGACGTGCTGCGGGTCTCCGGCAAGACCGGTGTTGGCGTGGAGGCCCTCCTGGACAAGATCGTCCGCGATCTTCCAGCCCCTGTCGGCGACCCCGACGCGCCGGCCCGCGCCATGATCTTCGACTCTGTGTATGACACATATCGCGGCGTGGTCACCTACGTGCGCGTCGTGGACGGCATGCTGCACCCGCGCGAGCGGATCCAGATGATGTCCACCCGCGCCACCCACGAGCTCCTGGAAATCGGTGTCAGCTCTCCGGAACCTACTCCCTCAAAGGGGCTGGGCGTCGGCGAAGTAGGCTACTTGATCACCGGCGTGAAGGATGTCCGCCAGTCAAAGGTCGGCGACACCGTGACCAACCTGGCCAAGCCCGCTTCGCAATCCCTCGCCGGTTACGCAGATGCCAAGCCCATGGTCTTCTCCGGCTTGTATCCCTTGGACGGCACGGACTACCCCGTGCTCCGGGATGCCCTCGAGAAGCTGATGCTCAACGACGCAGCGCTCGTCTACGAACCTGAGACGTCTGCCGCCCTGGGCTTCGGTTTCCGCGTGGGCTTCCTTGGCCTGCTGCACCTGGAAATCACCCGTGAGCGCCTTGAGCGCGAGTACAACCTCGACCTCATCTCCACCGCCCCCAACGTTGAGTACGAGGTCACGCTGGAGGACAAGCGGGTCCTGCACGTCACCAACCCGAGCGAATACCCCACCGGCAAGATCGCTGAGGTCCGCGAACCGATGGTGTCCGCCACCATCCTGGCGCCGAATGAGTTCGTGGGCGCCATCATGGAGCTGTGCCAGAGCCGCCGCGGCGTCATGGGTGGCATGGACTACCTCTCCGAAGACCGGGTGGAAATCCGGTATCGACTGCCGCTGGCGGAGATCGTCTTCGACTTCTTCGACATCCTCAAGTCCAAGACCCGCGGCTACGGTTCGCTGGACTGGAAAGCCGACGGCGAGCAGGTTGCCGACCTGGTCAAGGTGGACATCATGCTCCAGGGTGAGCAGGTTGACGCTTTCAGCGCCATCACCCACCGCGACAAGGCCTACGCCTACGGCGTCATGATGACAGGCAAGCTGCGCGAACTCATTCCCCGCCAGCAGTTCGAGGTGCCTATCCAGGCCGCCATCGGCTCGCGGATCATTGCCCGCGAGAGCATCCGCGCCATCCGCAAGGACGTCCTTGCCAAGTGCTACGGCGGTGACATCACCCGTAAGCGCAAACTTCTGGAGAAGCAGAAGGAAGGCAAGAAGCGCATGAAGATGGTGGGCCGCGTGGAAGTTCCACAGGAAGCGTTCATCGCAGCCCTGACCACCGACGAATCCAAGGACAAGGCCAAGAAGTAA
- a CDS encoding HNH endonuclease signature motif containing protein has product MEAIGYFDTRQGPVSRGFFGVSRYARGPRFAGVPGGPPGGLTVVDPPDRGGPLAALDRSVAAVRSLAEKAADDVGVTGFQEAVAFASGVEELSRTLDYLQVLAASGLDRARSDEPATPPGWTGGWAADADTGSGAGWTSGVTAGDADAQGGAASSMGTGSARGGEFRSTAEHLRSLLRISAAEARRRLALARELLPGRGLTGQTVPARHGETAAALASGVIGSGSAGIITMAVAKVRPLCSPEKAAEMEHALARTAEENDQDFLARVARRWVEAIDQDGPEPSEESLRHHQGAFLRRPKHGLAHVEIFATTEQYEHLLTVMNTAANPRTRTPQGTAPASAEPSGAAFGHASGDASADSPGGASDDAGASESTGALERRSRAQKLLDGLIGACRLALATGSLPAAGGHRPQILATIDHRELFPHDSQDPQSGQASRSGQASQSGQPSQSGQPALFNRPRQGAGTGSFTFTGPVPAATLRKLACDADIIPVVLGGEGQVLDIGRASRIFPPQIRKAITARDKGCAFPGCTMPAPWCEAHHIEYWSRGGPTSTANGTLLCSHHHHLIHKEDWHIQIRNGIPWFIPPPHTDPHRTPRKNHYFQI; this is encoded by the coding sequence ATGGAAGCGATCGGATACTTCGACACCCGGCAGGGCCCCGTGTCCCGCGGGTTCTTCGGAGTGTCCCGTTATGCCCGTGGTCCGCGCTTTGCCGGGGTCCCGGGCGGGCCTCCGGGCGGGCTGACGGTGGTGGATCCTCCCGACCGGGGCGGTCCGCTGGCCGCTCTGGACCGGTCGGTGGCCGCAGTGAGGTCGCTGGCCGAAAAGGCGGCCGACGACGTCGGAGTCACGGGTTTCCAGGAGGCTGTCGCGTTCGCGTCCGGGGTGGAGGAACTCTCCCGCACCCTGGATTATCTCCAGGTGCTCGCCGCGTCGGGGCTGGACCGGGCCCGGAGCGATGAACCCGCCACCCCGCCCGGCTGGACAGGGGGCTGGGCCGCTGACGCGGATACCGGCTCCGGCGCGGGCTGGACCTCCGGGGTCACGGCGGGCGACGCGGACGCGCAGGGTGGTGCGGCTTCTTCCATGGGGACGGGGAGCGCCCGGGGCGGGGAGTTCAGGTCCACGGCCGAGCATCTGCGGTCGTTGCTGCGGATCAGTGCCGCCGAGGCCAGGCGCCGGCTCGCCCTGGCCCGGGAGCTGCTGCCGGGCCGGGGCCTCACCGGGCAGACGGTCCCTGCCCGGCACGGGGAAACGGCCGCGGCGCTGGCCTCCGGGGTGATCGGGTCCGGTTCGGCCGGGATCATCACGATGGCCGTGGCGAAGGTGCGTCCGCTGTGCAGCCCGGAGAAGGCCGCGGAAATGGAACACGCCCTGGCCCGCACCGCGGAGGAAAACGACCAGGACTTCCTGGCCAGGGTTGCCCGGCGCTGGGTCGAGGCGATCGACCAGGACGGCCCGGAACCGTCCGAAGAATCCCTCCGCCACCATCAAGGGGCGTTCCTGCGCCGTCCCAAGCACGGGCTGGCGCATGTGGAGATCTTCGCCACCACCGAGCAATACGAACACCTGCTCACGGTCATGAACACCGCCGCCAACCCCCGCACCCGCACACCCCAAGGCACAGCACCTGCCTCCGCGGAACCATCCGGCGCGGCGTTCGGCCATGCGTCCGGCGATGCGTCCGCCGATTCCCCGGGCGGGGCGTCGGACGATGCCGGGGCGTCGGAGAGTACCGGGGCGCTGGAGCGGCGTTCGAGGGCACAGAAGCTCCTGGACGGTTTGATCGGCGCCTGCCGGCTCGCCCTGGCCACGGGGTCCCTGCCCGCCGCGGGCGGCCACCGCCCGCAGATCCTGGCCACCATCGACCACCGCGAACTCTTCCCCCACGACAGCCAGGACCCGCAATCCGGGCAAGCCTCACGGTCCGGGCAAGCCTCACAGTCCGGGCAGCCCTCGCAGTCCGGGCAGCCCGCCCTGTTCAACCGACCCCGGCAGGGCGCGGGCACCGGGTCCTTCACGTTCACCGGGCCCGTCCCGGCGGCGACGTTGCGCAAACTCGCCTGCGACGCGGACATCATCCCCGTGGTCCTGGGCGGCGAGGGCCAGGTCCTGGACATCGGACGGGCCTCAAGGATCTTCCCCCCGCAGATCCGCAAAGCCATCACCGCGCGGGACAAAGGCTGCGCCTTCCCCGGATGCACCATGCCGGCACCATGGTGCGAGGCCCACCACATCGAGTACTGGTCCCGGGGCGGACCCACCAGCACCGCGAACGGGACCTTGCTTTGCAGCCATCACCACCACCTGATCCACAAGGAAGACTGGCACATCCAAATCCGCAACGGCATCCCCTGGTTCATCCCGCCACCCCACACCGACCCGCACCGGACACCCCGAAAAAACCACTACTTCCAAATATGA
- a CDS encoding type II toxin-antitoxin system PemK/MazF family toxin: MASDTHLLGRLLKGSLGYLRRIIGAAAGTRPSQPRKGGAAAKASRTRNASTGVGQLSRPYPGDFRGAVSPRYSPNPDGKPDPGEIVWSWVPYEEDYSQGKDRPVLLIGHDGGWLLGLMLTSKDHDNGHRADDYLDIGTGAWDPQGRPSEVRVDRVVRVHPADVRREGAVLDKRTFQLVARRLSGQHDSA, encoded by the coding sequence ATGGCATCGGACACACATTTGCTTGGCAGACTCCTCAAAGGCTCCCTGGGCTACCTTCGACGGATCATCGGAGCCGCGGCCGGCACGCGCCCTAGCCAGCCCCGGAAAGGCGGGGCAGCGGCGAAGGCGAGCCGGACCCGGAACGCAAGCACCGGCGTCGGGCAGCTTTCCCGCCCGTATCCGGGCGACTTCCGGGGCGCGGTGTCTCCGCGGTACTCCCCCAATCCCGACGGCAAACCGGACCCCGGAGAGATCGTGTGGTCCTGGGTCCCCTACGAAGAGGACTATTCCCAGGGCAAGGATCGGCCGGTGCTTTTGATAGGGCACGACGGCGGGTGGCTGCTGGGGCTGATGCTCACCAGCAAAGACCACGACAACGGCCACCGTGCAGACGACTACCTCGACATCGGCACCGGCGCCTGGGACCCCCAAGGCCGGCCCAGTGAGGTCAGGGTAGACCGGGTGGTTCGCGTCCATCCGGCGGACGTCCGGCGCGAGGGTGCCGTCCTCGACAAGCGCACTTTCCAACTGGTGGCACGTCGGCTCAGCGGACAACACGACTCGGCGTAG
- a CDS encoding ComEC/Rec2 family competence protein has product MAAHAAAEAGPRQDGPVADAAAARDSVVIHVLIVGDPRELGTDSRGSGRWAVPAEVIDIAADGMLIRSRTRILLTGGEGWNQVVTGQEVRTAGKLKAAKPGQVEAGVLAAATPPMRADTRHKPEAPGNIPQGPAQLKKHFGSAAEWLRGDAAGLLPGMVTGDTTGLDEGLEAAMKTTGTTHLTAVSGANCSLILGGLVLLARTFRLARGVAAVAALGGLAGFVIMVGPDASVLRAAVMGAIGLSALSAGRQGRSLGFLCLAVTGLLILDPSLGTSVGFLLSVLATLGIVLLARPIASWAPAWVPSWLASAVAVPLAAQLLCSPVIMALQPQFSSYSLLTNIAVAPFVPPVTILGTIAVPLVPLLPWLAIVPIAVAGVSSAMVAGIARFFAGLPGAALPWPEGATGIATMILWSVVTILLVWLVLHPAWVGSAVLSLHRRLVFLIAAGESAVRRRWTDGHSAGSQPPGWGTAGLRNTVRDAARGRLGPKQNPSGRKQHWLLARSPRPKPPRRTPPAGGTLPRPR; this is encoded by the coding sequence GTGGCCGCCCACGCCGCAGCGGAAGCCGGACCGCGCCAGGACGGTCCGGTTGCCGACGCTGCGGCGGCGCGCGACTCGGTTGTCATCCACGTGTTGATCGTGGGTGATCCTCGCGAACTAGGAACGGACTCACGTGGATCGGGACGGTGGGCCGTACCCGCCGAAGTGATCGATATTGCGGCCGACGGCATGCTCATCCGCTCCCGCACAAGAATTCTGCTGACCGGCGGCGAAGGCTGGAACCAAGTCGTCACGGGACAGGAGGTTAGAACCGCCGGCAAACTGAAGGCGGCAAAACCAGGACAAGTCGAGGCCGGTGTTCTTGCCGCCGCGACCCCACCCATGCGGGCGGACACACGGCACAAGCCGGAAGCGCCTGGCAACATTCCCCAGGGTCCAGCGCAGTTGAAAAAGCACTTCGGCTCCGCCGCCGAATGGTTGCGGGGCGACGCAGCCGGACTCCTACCCGGAATGGTCACGGGCGACACCACCGGCTTGGACGAAGGCCTGGAGGCGGCGATGAAGACCACCGGCACCACTCACCTCACTGCGGTCAGTGGCGCAAACTGCAGCCTCATTCTCGGCGGCCTGGTGCTTTTGGCCAGGACCTTTCGGCTTGCCAGGGGAGTCGCGGCAGTAGCGGCCCTTGGTGGCTTGGCGGGCTTTGTCATCATGGTGGGGCCGGACGCGAGCGTCCTGAGGGCGGCGGTCATGGGTGCTATCGGCCTCAGCGCGCTGAGTGCCGGGAGGCAGGGGAGGAGCCTGGGCTTTCTCTGCCTTGCCGTGACTGGCCTTCTCATCCTGGATCCCTCGCTTGGTACGAGTGTGGGGTTTCTCTTGTCTGTCCTCGCTACCCTGGGAATTGTCCTGTTGGCACGGCCCATCGCCTCTTGGGCTCCAGCATGGGTGCCTTCCTGGCTGGCGTCCGCCGTCGCCGTCCCCTTGGCCGCTCAGCTTCTGTGCAGCCCGGTCATCATGGCCTTGCAACCGCAGTTCTCCAGCTACTCACTGCTGACGAATATCGCAGTTGCTCCGTTTGTCCCACCCGTGACGATCTTGGGAACCATTGCGGTTCCCCTCGTTCCGTTACTTCCGTGGCTGGCAATTGTTCCGATAGCCGTTGCAGGGGTCAGCTCGGCAATGGTGGCGGGAATCGCCAGGTTTTTCGCAGGACTTCCGGGAGCGGCCCTGCCGTGGCCGGAAGGTGCCACGGGAATCGCCACCATGATTCTCTGGTCCGTTGTCACCATCCTGCTGGTGTGGCTGGTCCTGCATCCAGCGTGGGTAGGCTCAGCCGTACTCTCGTTGCATCGCCGCTTGGTGTTCCTCATAGCCGCGGGGGAGTCGGCTGTCCGTCGCCGCTGGACCGATGGCCATTCCGCCGGCTCGCAGCCGCCCGGTTGGGGGACCGCGGGTTTGAGGAACACCGTCCGGGACGCTGCACGTGGGAGACTGGGACCAAAGCAAAACCCTTCTGGAAGGAAGCAACATTGGCTGCTGGCCAGGTCTCCAAGGCCAAAACCTCCGCGGCGAACACCGCCAGCTGGCGGGACGTTACCCCGTCCGCGGTAG
- a CDS encoding ABC transporter ATP-binding protein, which yields MKSLARVDHAFGSHVIFDRASVDLPDRGVVALRGPNGCGKTTLLKLLGGMISTSCTEIARWRKDFTAVYLDTDFLTLDYLTVEEHLDMVRPLIGPSEMPEGDGHHLLTEQMMPTKVADLSLGQRQRLVLTVALALKNVDVLLLDEPLNGLDQQGSLVARQSMLAVGRSRLILVATHEDDHWTDYDLAVRQKDTIELRPTGARK from the coding sequence ATGAAATCTCTAGCGCGTGTAGATCATGCCTTTGGATCCCACGTCATCTTTGACCGTGCCTCTGTAGATCTTCCGGACCGAGGCGTTGTTGCGCTTCGAGGGCCGAATGGATGTGGCAAAACAACCCTACTCAAGCTCCTCGGTGGCATGATCTCGACGTCGTGCACTGAAATCGCGCGGTGGAGAAAGGACTTCACGGCGGTCTATCTAGACACGGACTTTCTTACCCTCGACTACCTCACGGTCGAAGAACACTTGGATATGGTCAGGCCGCTGATTGGCCCGTCGGAGATGCCGGAAGGGGACGGGCACCATCTTCTGACGGAACAGATGATGCCAACCAAGGTTGCAGACCTATCCCTCGGACAGCGCCAGCGACTTGTTCTGACAGTAGCTTTGGCACTCAAGAACGTCGATGTCCTACTTCTCGACGAGCCTCTTAACGGATTGGACCAGCAAGGCTCTTTAGTTGCACGCCAGTCAATGCTCGCCGTAGGAAGAAGCCGACTGATCCTCGTGGCTACCCACGAGGATGACCACTGGACCGACTACGATCTCGCGGTCCGCCAGAAGGATACGATCGAACTGCGCCCAACAGGAGCGCGAAAATGA
- a CDS encoding helix-hairpin-helix domain-containing protein — protein sequence MPRRNRASPSDDAASAARLRFAVRLAPPSDHQAVAQPSHGSTTEPLLPLHTLMTSGSGIADAREQSGIEDVSEAAGSPSRLRWRTPWRVAVLLAVPCLLLVVWFFWQSWSGQPTIEPLVRSSHAGGTPGANAGSRKGGVNEAPEPQNGAQLLTVHVAGAVKNPGVVRVPTGARVVDAIWAAGGADAAAQLDSLNLAAVVQDAAKIHVPRMGEAAPSQPVGPVGGAPTAGGTGSGTSAGSKVNLNTATAEELDALPKVGPVLAKRIVEWRQQHGPFASVEDLDAVDGVGPKMMESLLPLVTV from the coding sequence ATGCCACGCAGGAACCGAGCCTCACCCTCGGACGATGCTGCGAGTGCCGCCCGGCTCCGATTCGCTGTTCGTCTTGCACCACCGTCGGACCATCAGGCAGTCGCGCAGCCGAGCCACGGCAGCACAACGGAACCGTTGCTTCCATTGCACACCTTGATGACATCCGGCTCGGGTATTGCCGATGCGCGGGAGCAGTCAGGCATCGAAGACGTGTCCGAAGCGGCAGGATCTCCATCGCGGCTTCGCTGGCGCACACCATGGCGCGTAGCGGTGTTGTTGGCCGTGCCCTGTTTGTTGCTGGTGGTTTGGTTCTTCTGGCAGTCCTGGTCCGGGCAGCCGACGATTGAGCCGCTCGTCCGAAGTTCACATGCGGGAGGAACTCCAGGAGCGAATGCGGGAAGTAGGAAAGGCGGTGTCAACGAGGCTCCGGAACCACAGAATGGAGCCCAGCTGCTCACCGTCCACGTTGCGGGTGCGGTGAAGAATCCCGGGGTTGTGAGGGTGCCCACCGGTGCTCGGGTAGTTGACGCGATCTGGGCCGCTGGTGGCGCGGATGCAGCAGCCCAGCTGGACAGCCTGAACCTTGCGGCGGTGGTGCAGGACGCTGCGAAAATCCACGTTCCGCGGATGGGGGAGGCGGCTCCGTCACAGCCCGTGGGGCCAGTAGGCGGCGCTCCAACAGCCGGTGGCACAGGATCCGGGACTTCTGCCGGCAGCAAAGTCAATCTCAACACCGCAACCGCTGAGGAACTCGATGCCTTGCCGAAGGTCGGCCCCGTCCTGGCCAAGCGAATCGTCGAATGGCGGCAGCAACATGGCCCGTTCGCTTCCGTGGAGGACCTCGATGCGGTAGATGGAGTAGGTCCCAAGATGATGGAATCCCTTCTGCCGTTGGTGACGGTTTAG
- the hemW gene encoding radical SAM family heme chaperone HemW has protein sequence MPSVLPLGDPAPADGLLPPQVLDGVDSRKFGLYVHIPFCAVRCGYCDFNTYTATELGGGASQDAYASTAISEVEFAVRAMEASGLPQRPLSTVFFGGGTPTLLPAEDLARILTAAVGHWGLEAGAEVTTEANPDSVTPESLQLLADAGFTRISFGMQSAVPHVLKVLDRTHTPSRVPLVVQWARDAGLAVSLDLIYGTPGESMADWQTSLETALSYSPDHISAYALIVEEGTKLAAQIRRGEVPGIDDDDHAAKYELADQLISAAGLDWYEVSNWSRTPEQACKHNLAYWRGDDWWGIGPGAHSHMGGVRWWNVKHPTAYANRLGGGVSPAAGRETLDAGTREVERIMLEARLGTGLQVDALDKVGRHAVAGLIADGLVEPGAAFQGQLILTLKGRLLADAVVRRILPD, from the coding sequence GTGCCTAGCGTTCTTCCCCTCGGGGATCCGGCACCTGCGGACGGCCTCTTGCCGCCGCAGGTGCTCGACGGCGTCGATTCGCGCAAGTTTGGACTGTACGTCCACATACCTTTCTGTGCCGTGCGTTGCGGATACTGCGATTTCAACACCTACACCGCCACCGAGCTTGGCGGCGGCGCCTCCCAGGACGCCTACGCGTCTACTGCCATTTCGGAAGTGGAGTTCGCCGTCCGGGCCATGGAAGCCTCCGGGCTGCCGCAGCGGCCCCTGAGCACGGTGTTCTTCGGCGGCGGGACGCCGACCCTGCTGCCTGCTGAAGATCTCGCACGCATCCTGACGGCCGCCGTCGGGCACTGGGGCCTGGAAGCGGGAGCCGAAGTCACCACTGAAGCGAACCCGGACTCTGTGACGCCGGAGTCCCTCCAGCTGCTCGCAGACGCCGGCTTTACGCGGATTTCCTTTGGCATGCAGTCGGCGGTCCCTCACGTGCTCAAGGTCCTGGACCGTACGCACACTCCCAGCCGGGTCCCCTTGGTGGTCCAGTGGGCGCGCGACGCCGGACTTGCCGTGAGCCTCGACCTCATCTACGGCACTCCCGGCGAGTCCATGGCTGATTGGCAGACCTCCCTGGAGACTGCTTTGTCCTATAGTCCGGACCACATCAGCGCCTATGCGCTGATCGTGGAAGAAGGCACCAAGCTGGCGGCACAGATCCGGCGCGGAGAAGTTCCCGGAATCGACGACGACGACCACGCCGCCAAATACGAACTCGCCGATCAGCTGATCAGCGCCGCCGGGCTGGACTGGTACGAGGTCAGCAATTGGTCCCGCACACCCGAACAGGCGTGCAAACACAACCTTGCCTACTGGCGGGGGGACGATTGGTGGGGCATCGGACCCGGTGCGCATTCCCACATGGGCGGCGTCCGCTGGTGGAACGTCAAACACCCCACCGCCTATGCCAACAGGCTCGGTGGCGGGGTGTCGCCGGCCGCTGGACGTGAAACGCTCGACGCCGGAACCCGGGAAGTGGAACGCATCATGCTGGAGGCGCGCCTCGGCACCGGGCTTCAGGTCGACGCGCTCGACAAGGTGGGCCGCCACGCCGTCGCAGGCCTCATTGCCGACGGCCTGGTTGAGCCAGGAGCGGCCTTCCAAGGACAGTTGATCCTGACACTCAAAGGCCGGCTACTCGCGGATGCCGTGGTCCGCCGGATCCTTCCGGACTAG
- the holA gene encoding DNA polymerase III subunit delta has product MAAGQVSKAKTSAANTASWRDVTPSAVVLITGPEEYLGIRAMDRIRSQVRAAAPEVEISRLNAGSYESGSLAMAVTPSLFDEAKLIEIEGLESMNDAFLADALKYVTQPENDVVLVLRHGGGVRGKKLLDAIKSSGWPVVDCQPLKKDAEKTAFVGSEFKAGGRRIEAEAVQALVNAVGASLSELAAACNQLIADATTAVDAATVDRYYGGRVEATAFKVADAAMAGNGPQALSSLRHALATGVDPVPLVAALAAKLRTLAKVAGAQGSSAQIAKQLGMQPWLVEQAQRDVRRWTPEGLVRSIQVTAEADAQVKGLSRDPVYAVEHAVTVIANAARGR; this is encoded by the coding sequence TTGGCTGCTGGCCAGGTCTCCAAGGCCAAAACCTCCGCGGCGAACACCGCCAGCTGGCGGGACGTTACCCCGTCCGCGGTAGTGCTCATCACCGGCCCTGAGGAGTACCTCGGAATCCGGGCAATGGATCGGATCCGCTCGCAGGTGCGGGCCGCGGCACCCGAAGTGGAAATCAGCAGGCTCAATGCCGGAAGCTACGAGTCCGGTTCCCTCGCAATGGCGGTCACGCCGTCGTTGTTCGACGAGGCCAAACTCATCGAGATCGAGGGCCTCGAATCGATGAACGATGCCTTCCTTGCCGATGCCTTGAAATACGTCACCCAACCGGAGAACGACGTCGTGTTGGTCCTCCGCCACGGTGGCGGGGTGCGCGGAAAGAAGCTCCTGGACGCCATCAAGTCGTCCGGATGGCCAGTGGTGGACTGCCAGCCCTTGAAAAAGGACGCCGAGAAAACAGCATTCGTCGGTTCGGAATTCAAGGCAGGCGGCCGCCGCATCGAAGCGGAAGCTGTCCAGGCCCTCGTCAATGCAGTCGGTGCCAGCCTCTCCGAGCTTGCTGCGGCATGCAACCAGCTCATCGCAGACGCCACCACCGCGGTCGACGCAGCCACCGTGGACCGCTACTACGGCGGCCGCGTGGAAGCCACGGCTTTCAAGGTTGCGGACGCCGCCATGGCCGGCAACGGGCCGCAAGCCCTGTCCAGCCTCCGGCACGCCCTCGCCACCGGGGTCGACCCGGTGCCGCTGGTGGCCGCCCTTGCCGCAAAGCTGCGCACCCTGGCCAAGGTAGCCGGTGCCCAAGGATCGTCGGCACAGATTGCCAAGCAGCTTGGCATGCAGCCATGGCTCGTTGAACAGGCCCAACGTGACGTACGGCGTTGGACTCCCGAAGGCCTGGTCCGTTCCATCCAGGTCACGGCTGAAGCGGATGCCCAGGTGAAGGGCCTCTCGCGGGATCCCGTGTACGCGGTAGAGCACGCCGTCACGGTCATTGCCAACGCGGCCCGCGGCCGCTAG